Part of the Nostoc sp. ATCC 53789 genome, GTCAGAAAAAACAACTGAATTCTGGCCAAAGAAGACATCCGGCTCCCCTCCTGACTCCTGAATTCTTATTTAGTAAATTTAAGGAGAAGGGTGCCAGTGAAACAAGTCGTTACAGAGAACTCTATTATTAGTTCAGTATTTTCTAAGCAACAAATATTAAACAAGCCTGTAAGTATAATCTCTGGACTACGACCTCTGGCATTCGGCTTTGTTTTAGCAGCAGTATTATCTAATTATCAGCAGGTCATTGCCCAAACTCCAAATCCTGACACCCTACCACCCGGTCGGTTAGAAGAAGTTCCGGTAACACCCTTACCCACTGACGTGTTGCCACCAACAGATAACAATCAATTAGTCCCTTTGCCCACAATACCAGATGAGTCAATTCCAAATCAGGATGACTCTAACGCGAAATTTCGGGTAGAGCGGATTGAAATTGTTGGTAGTACAGTTTTCAAACCAGAGGATTTTGCCAAGATTACCAATCCCTTTGTCGGCAAAGAAGTGACATTTGCAGAATTATTGCAAATCAAAGATGCGATCGCTAAGCTTTATATTGATAACGGTTATGTAACCACAGGTGCATTGATTACACCGCAGACACTAGAAGCAGGAACAGTAAAGATTCAGGTAATCGAAGGTAGTCTGCAAGAAATCAAAATCATTGGTAACAGACGATTACGTAGTCAATACATTCGCGATCGCATTCAACTTGGTGCTGGTAAACCCTTGAACATACCCCGCCTCCTAGAAAAACTCCAACTACTCCGCCTCGATCCACGCATCCAAAACCTCTCAGCCGAATTACAAACAGGCGTACATCCGGGAAGCAATGTATTGCAAGTTGAGGTTGAAGAAGCAGACACTTTTAAACTGACGGCCAGCCTAGATAATGGGCGATCGCCAAGTGTGGGTAGTTTTCGCCGGGGAGTGGATCTGCAAGAAGCCAATTTATTGGGTTTGGGCGATACTCTGAGTGTAGGATACGCCAATACTGATGGCAGTAATAGCATTAATGCCAATTACACCTTACCGATTAATGCCCACAATGGCACTATCTCCTTTGGCTTTAGCCAGGGATGGAACCATGTTATTGAAGAACCATTTAGCGTCCTTGATATCCAATCAGATTCTCAGTCTTATGAATTAGGATATCGCCAACCACTGGTGCAAAAACCAACCCAAGAGTTGGCAGTTGGGCTGTCATTTTCGCGCCAATCAAGCCAAACTGAGTTGGGTATTGATAATATTGGGCCGTTTCGCCTCTCACCAGGTGCAGATGAGAACGGAAAAACGAATATTTCGGCTTTGCGGTTTTTTCAAGAATATACCCAGCGAAGTAACCACTATGTCTTTGCGGCGCGATCGCAATTGAGCTTTGGGGTAGATTGGTTTGATGCCAATGTCAGTGAGAATGAACCAGATAGCCGCTTTTTCGCGTGGCGGGGACAGGCGCAGTGGGTACGACAATTAGCACCAGACACATTATTTTTAGTTAGGGGCGATTTCCAATTAGCGGCAGATTCATTGGTGCCTTTAGAGCAATTTGGTCTTGGTGGACAACTAAGTGTCCGGGGCTATCGCCAAGACGCATTACTTACAGATAATGGTCTGTTGTTTTCGGCAGAATTTCGAGTCCCAATTGTCCGCGCCAATAAGATTAACGGAGTGCTGCAACTTACACCCTTCATTGATGTGGGTAAAGGTTGGAACGTCAACGGCGAAAATCCATCGCCCAGCACCCTTGTGAGTACAGGGTTGGGGCTATTGTGGAAACAGGGTGATGACTTATCGGCTCGCCTCGATTGGGGTATTCCTTTAATCTCGGTGGATGGTGAAAAGCGATCGCTCCAAGAAAATGGTTTGTACTTCTCACTCCGTTATTCGCCATTTTGACCTGGATTTTTCACTTGTGATAAATCAAGGAGTGTGGGAGGTGTGGGAGGTTGGGAGGTGTGGGAGGTGTGGGAGGATGGGGAAGAAGTCTTACCCCCCACACTCCCCACACTCCTCTTCTCCCTCTGCCTACAGTATCGTGAGAAATCCGGGTTTGAGGCGATGTTTCAAAACTATACCGTTTTGGGCAACCTAAAATGCAAGGTATAAATAAAGGCTTGGCAATGAGTACGACCTCTATTTGGTTGGTTCTGTGCGCTGGAATAGTGCCGTTGATGGTAATGCCTGTGAGTGCCCAGGTAATTCCTGATAGCACTTTAAATACTGCTGTCTCTCAAAGTGGCGATAACTTTACCATCACCAACGGTAATCGAGTTGGTAACAATTTATTCCACAGCTTCAGCCAATTTTCAGTTCCTAGCAACGGCTCGGCTTTTTTCAACAATGCCGCAGATGTGCAAAATATTTTTTCTCGCGTTACTGGAGGCAGTGTTTCCAACATTGATGGTTTAATTAAAGCCAATGGTAGCGCTAATCTGTTTTTGCTCAATCCCAGTGGAATTATCTTTGGAGCGAATGCCCAACTTAATATTGGCGGTTCCTTTTTTGGGACAACTGCTGAGAGCATTAAATTTAGCGATGGTGCTGAATTTAGCGCAATTAGTCCCCAAAAGGCTCCATTGTTAACGATGAATGTTCCCATTGGTTTGCAATTTGGTAGTAATCCAGGTGCGTTGGCGCAGCCCGCCGCAGGCATCGCTGTTCAAGGGTCAGGACACAATGCTCAATTAGGCGAATCACTTCAGGTTTCTGGATTAAACCTCGGTACGAGAGGATTACACTTGCAATCTGGAAAGATGCTGGCATTGCTGGGTGGGAATGTTGCCTTAGATGGAGGATTGCTCTCTGCACCAGGAGGGCAAATAGAACTGGGTAGCATCACCAACGGCAGCGTCGCGCTCAATTCCATCCCTGAAGGATTTGCGCTGAGTTATCCTAATGCTTCGAGTTTTGGCGATATTCAGATAACCCAACGAGCTTTAGCATCTACACGCGATCTCAGTGGGCAAAGGGGAGGAACCATCCAAATTCAGGGTAAACAGGTCAGCATCCGAGATGGTTCACTGATATTAGTGCAAAATCGCAGCAACCAAACTGCTGGTGATATTGCAATCAATGCCACAGAGTCCCTCCAGATTATCGGCAAGTCTCCTGATTTTAAAAGTTCCAGCAGTTTAATTAATGAAACTATATCCCCAGGTGCAGCAGGGAATATTATCATTACCACCCCACAGCTGAATATTGACGGGGGTGGGTATATCTTAAACCGTACCTTTAGCACAGCACCGGGTGGCAATATTGCAATCAATACTGATGAAATGCGGGTGAATGGTTTTGCATTTGGCGATCCTAATGCTTTTCGAGCAGTCAGCCAGATATTAGCTGCTTCTTATGGCACTGGGAAAGGTGGAAATGTTGACATCTCTACTCAAAACCTGTCTATTTTAGCTGGCGGCAATATAGCAGCAAGACCCTACGCTTCAGGTAATGGCGGCGATCTCATCGTCAAGGCAGATACAATTCAGGTGACAAATGAGGGAGCGCCAAAGGGTTTGTATTTTAGTCTGTTGTCTACTGCCACATTCGGGCGTGGTAATGCAGGGAATTTGAAAATCGATACCCGCAAGCTGTCGGTTCAAGCTGGCGGCAGAGTGTCAGCTTCTAGCATAGTTTTAGGAAATGCGGGTTCACTGACTATCAATGCGTCTGAATCGATTGATGTGAATGGTGTAAAAGATGCAGAAAATCCCAGCTATATTGGTACAGCTGTTCGTCCTGTTTTTGGATTTTCCAGCGCTACTTCAGGTAACACCACGATTAACACCCCACTTCTTAACATCAGTAATGGTGCAACAGTTTTTGTCCAAAACCTTGGCTCCGGTAAAGCTGGTACTCTAAACATTCAGGCGAACACCCTACGACTCGATAATGGAGCCAGTATTTCAGCATCCACAAAAGCTGGCGGTGGTGGTAACACTAATTTACAACTGCGGGATCTACTACTGATGCGTCATGGTAGCTTTATCAGTGCAGAAGCAGGGGGCAGTGGTAATGGTGGCAATATCACGCTTAATGCTCCGAACATCGTGGGTTTAGAAAACAGTGACATTATTGCCAATGCAGTCCAAGGAAAAGGTGGCAATATTCAAATCACTACCCAAGGAATTATTGGATTGAAATATCGTCCTCAACTGACTCCCGAAAACGACATCACTGCCAGTTCCCAGTTTGGAGTCAACGGTACGGTTCAAGTTAATAATATTGGTGTCGATCCCAATTCTGGCTTAGTGGAACTACCAGCGAATGTCACTGATTCATCACAGCAAATAGCTAGTGGTTGTTCTCTAAACCAAGGCAGTCGATTTATCGTAACGGGACGGGGTGGTGTCCCGCAAAATCCAAATCAAGAAGTGACGAGCGATCGCACTTGGTCTGATATCCGCGATATCTCTGCATACCGTAAAACTGGCGAAATCACAACACAAACCCCTGTATCCTCAGAGCTTCTTGTCCAAGCCACAGGTTGGAGACGCAATGCTCAAGGCAAAATCGAGTTAGTTGCAAATCAATCTTCTACTAAAATGCAACCATCTTTAAACTGTGCGGTACTTCCTAAGAAAAATTTAGGTCAAAGCCCCGACTTTTTTAAAAATTCGGCGATCGCGCAGCCATCAATTGTTCCCGATCTATATACATCGAAATTATAGAGTTAGGGAGGATAAGTAAACTTATCCTTTAAATCCTTATACTGTGAGAAATTTTTATTTTGTAACAACTAAATCACATCAATTATGCTCGAATCTATTTTGAAGTCAATGCATATTCTTTTGGTAGATGACAATCCCAATAATCTCAAAGTGCTATCACAAGCGATTCAGGGATGTGGGTGGAAAATACTTATGGCAACCGATGGAGAATCAGCCATTGAACAAGCAGAATATTCTGATCCTAACCTCATTCTCCTGGATGTAATGATGCCGGATATTGATGGATTTGAAATTTGCCGCCGACTGAAAGCCAATTTTCTCACTAAGAATATTCCGGTCATTTTTATGACTGCTTTATGCGATGCCACAGATAAAGTAAAAGGACTAGAAATTGGTGCAGTTGATTACATTACCAAACCTTTTCAAAAAGAAGAACTTATTGCTCGATTAAAGTTACATTTGAATATCTCCCATCTTACCCATACCCTCGAACAAAGAGTGGAAGAACGCACCATAGAATTAACTCAATCTCTACAAAAGTTACAAAATACCCAACTACAACTAATTCAAAGTGAGAAAATGTCCACCCTTGGACAACTTGTTGCAGGCATAGGTCATGAGATTAATAACCCAATTGGTTTTATTAGTGGAAGTTGCTCTCATATTGAAGAATATATGAATGATCTCCTGCGTTTGGTGAATCTACAACAGCAAAAGTTACCACACCCAGACCCGGAAATTGAAGAACTCATTGAAGAAATTGACTTAGAGTATCTGGCTAAAGATTTACCAAAAATTATGGAATCAATGCACCAGGGAATTGATCGTCTTAAGGACATTAGCCTTTCTCTAAGAACCTTTGCTCGAGCCGATATTTTATCTCTGGTAGAGTTTCAGATTCATGAAGGAATTGATAGTACCTTAATGCTCTTAAAGCATCGACTCAAAGACCAAGGCGATCGCCCGACAATCGAGGTTATCAAAAAATATGGCGTGCTACCTCTAATTACTTGCTATCCTGGTCAATTAAATCAAGTATTTATGAATTTAATAGCGAACGCTATAGATGCATTGGATGAATCAAATACAGATCGGAGTTTTGAGGAAATTAAATCTAATCCTAACCGAATTACAATTACCACTTCCTTGAAAGAGTTAAATGTTGAGGTGAAGATTGCTGATAATGGAATTGGCATGAGCGAATCAGTCAAACAAAAAATCTTTGACCACTTATTTACTACGAAAAGTGTTGGTAAAGGTACAGGATTAGGGCTGGCGATCGCTCGACAAATTATAGTGGAAAAACATGGTGGTTCAATCGAGTGCAACTCTTCTACAGAGCAAGGTACAGAATTTGTGATCTTAATTCCAGTTCGACAGTAAGCGGGAAAAACATACTATTCAAAGTGTGAGGATTGGCTTAGAGACAACATAACCTGGATTTCTCACTTGTGAGAAATCCAAGGGGTGTGGGAGGTGTGGGATGTGTGGGAGGTGTGGGAGGTGTGGGAGGTGTGGGAGGTGTGGGAGGTGTGGGAGGTGTGGGAGGTTGGGAGGTGTGGGAGGATGGGGAAGAAGTCCTACCCCCCCACACTCCCCACACTCCCCACACTCCTCTTCCCCTGAAGCCTACACTATGCGTGATAAATCTGGGAACTAGCTCATTGGGCTAGACTGGAGGTAGTTATGAGGACGCAAATATGACTGACAAAAATCGTTCTCAATGGGACTTAGGCAGGTTTATCGAAACCCTGACTTACTTTGAGGTAATTCCTTTCCTTAACTGGGTACAGCAGTTAATCCAAGGCCGTCCAAAGGATAATCAAGATAGACCCAATGGAGGAAGAAACGTGGGTGTAATACTAGTAGCAGGTGCAACAGGTGGTGTAGGTAAACGAGTGGTGCAGCGATCGCTCCAACAGGGTTATAAAGTTCGCGCCCTAGTTCGAGACATTGACAAAGCACGGTCGATTCTAGGTAATGATATAGACTTAGTAGTTGCGGATATCACAAAACCAGAAACTTTAACTCCTTTAGTTATGGCTGATATCCAAGCTGTAGTTTGCTGCACAGCAGTGCGCGTGCAACCAGTTGAAGGAGACACAGCCGATAGAGCCAAATATTATCAAGGTGTTAAATTTTACCAGCCAGAAATTGTTGGCGACACCCCAGAAAATGTAGAATATCAAGGTGTCAAAAACTTAGTCCAAGCGGCTGCAAAATATTTACCCCAAGCAAACGAAAAACCGATATTTGATTTCACCAAGCCATCAGCAGAATTAAAAGATAACTGGGGGGCGTTGGATGATGTTGTTATGGGTGGCGTGAGTGCCAGTAATATTCAATTAGTAGAAAATACAGCTTTGTTTGCTGGTAATGTCTCCACCGCTAATTCTGGCGGATTTGCATCTGTTAGAACTAAGAATTTCGATCCGCACTTCAACTTATCCGGTTATGAAGGTGTGAAATTGCGCGTCAAAGGTGATGGACAACGTTATAAAATCTTCCTACGAACAGATACAAAATGGGATGGCATTGGCTACAGCTATTCTTTTGACACAGTAGCTAATACTTGGATAGATGTTCACATTCCCTTTGCAGATTTGATTCCCGTCTTTCGGGCAAAAGTTGTCAAAGATGCGCCGCCTATTGAGCAGACTAGAATTTGTTCATACCAATTGATGTTGAGCAAATTTGAATATGATGGGGCTTTGAATCCCAAATTTTCCCCTGGTGGTTTTACTTTGCAATTGGAATCAATTAAAGCTTACGGCGGTACAACTTTACCACAATTTATCCTAGTCAGTTCAGCAGGCGTAACTCGTCCCGGTCGCCCTGGCATTAATTTAGATGAAGAACCGCCAGCAGTGAAGTTAAATGACCAATTAGGAGGAATTCTAACTTGGAAGTTGAAGGGAGAAGATAGTTTAAGAGAAAGCGGAATTCCTTATACGATTATTAGACCTTGTGCTTTAACTGAGGAAGCAGGAGGTAAGGAATTAATATTCGAGCAAGGCGATAATATTAAGGGCAAAATCAGCCGTGAAGATGTGGCAGAACTTTGCGTGCAAGCGCTAAAAATAGCACCAGCTTGTAATATCACCTTTGAGGTAAAACAGACAGACAATACTGTTAACTCTATTGATTGGCAGAGGCTATTTTCTAACTTAGTAAAGGATAAATAAGTGAATTGACTACAGACTTATACTCCAATACCCTTGGGTTAAGAGAAATAGTAGCAACTGTCTTAAAAGTCAAGCGACCGTTAACAAAAAATAGCAACTGGGAAGATTGACGCAACAGGGGAATGCTGCGCTAGATTCAGCAGTGCCTGGCCTGGATTGCTCACAAGTGAGAAATCCAAGGGGTGTGGGAGGTGTGGGAGGATGGGGAAGAAGTCTTACCCCCCACACTCCCCACACTCCCCACACTCCTCTTCTCCCTCTGCCTACACTATGCGTGAGAAATCCGGGCTGGTACGGGCAAAAAGACTTGTGGCTCTTGGTCAAGATGTTCGCATCGCCGCTGAACCTTACCCGGTTGCTGGATTTCGCTTGTAGGTAAAAAGAGCATGAATATCAAACGTCGGGAATTTATTACAACCTGTGGACTAGCTACCTTAGCCACCCAGATACCATCATTTACTGCCCAAGGTAAGCCATCTCCAAACATTATCCGCAAACCGTCACGCCTACAAGTGGGTGATACTGTAGGATTAATCGCCCCTGCGGGTATTGTTGATGCTAAAGATATCGAAGCAGCACAGCAATCACTTTCCCAATTAGGGTTAAAAGTCAAGTTGGGGAAGCATATTCTAGACCGTTACGGCTATTTAGCGGGTAAAGATAGCGATCGCGCCCAGGATGTAAACTTGATGTTTAGCGATCGCACCATCAAAGCAATTATCCCTATGCGTGGTGGCTGGGGTTGTAATCGCATTTTACCCCTACTCAACTACTCACTAATCCGCTCCCATCCAAAAATTATCATCGGCTACAGCGATATTACGACGCTGTTGTTGGCAATTAACGCCCGTAGTAAAATGATTACTTTTCATGGGCCAGTTGCCACATCTACCTGGAATCAATTTACAGTCGATTACTTCAAACGCATCCTATTTAATGGTGAAGCAGTGACTATGCAAAATCTCAACCCTAGCGAAGTGCGGGTGGAGACAATAGCACCAGGAAAGGCAACGGGTAAACTCATCGGTGGAAACTTATCAGTGCTATCAGCGATGATAGGTTCACCTTATCTACCTTCTTGGAACAAAAGCATCCTATTTGTGGAAGAAGTTGGCGAGGATGTTTACCGGATAGATAGAATGCTGACGCAGTTAAAAACTGCTGGGATACTTAATCAAATTGCTGGCTTTATCTTTGGGCAATGCACTAAATGTAGTCTTGGGGATGAACCATCATTTACATTAATGCAAGTATTGCAACAACACCTACTTCCTTTAGGGATTCCTGCTTGGTATGGTTCAATGATTGGTCATATTAAAGATAAATTTACCTTGCCAATCGGTTTAGAAGTGGAAATAGATGCTGAACTTGGGATAATACGAATGTTAGAGTCGGCTGTCAGTCTGGTTTAAGCATCAGCTGTACCACAGTGACTTTGATTAAAATTTTGATAGATAGTATGAATTTCTCCTCGCCATGTTACGACTAACAGAAGTAAAGCTCCCGCTCGATCATCTTGAAGATGAGATCAAGACTGCCATCCTCAAAAAGCTGCAAATCACGGACGAAGAATTGATCAGCTATTCCATCTTCAAGCGTAGCTATGATGCCCGTAAGAAAGGAGAGATCGCTCTTGTTTATATTCTGGATGTAGAAACGACTCAGGAGATTCATCTACTCAAGCGCCTGAAAAAAGATCCCCATGTAATGGCTACGCCAGACATGAGTTATCGCCCAGTGGCTCAAGCACCTAGTAATTTGGCGATTCGCCCCATTGTCATTGGTACTGGGCCTTGTGGATTATTTGCAGGTTTGATGCTTGCACAAATGGGTTTCCGTCCAATCATTTTAGAGCGTGGCAAAAAAGTTCGCGATCGCACTGCTGATACTTTTGGCTTTTGGAAGAAAAAATCAGACTTCAACCCCGAATCTAATGCCCAGTTTGGCGAAGGTGGGGCGGGTACGTTCTCCGATGGCAAACTCTACAGTCAAGTCAAAGATCCTCAGCATTATGGGCGTAAGGTATTAACCGAACTCGTCAACGCCGGAGCCTCACCAGAAATTCTCTATATCAACAAACCGCACATCGGCACTTTTAAACTGGTGGGAATCGTCCAAAGTATGCGTGCCAAAATCGAATCCCTCGGCGGTGAAATTCGCTTTCAAAGCCGGGTGGAAGATATCAACATCGAAAATGGACAGGTGCGGGGAGTTACCCTCGCCAGTGGGGAATATATCGCCAGCGATTATGTCGTTCTGGCAGTGGGGCACAGCGCCCGTGATACCTTCCAAATGCTATTTGAACGTGGAGTTTACATCGAGCCGAAACCTTTTTCCATTGGCTTTCGGGTCGAACATCCCCAGACTCTCATCGACCAATGTCGTTTCGGCGCTCAGGCAGGTCATAAGCTTTTAGGTGCTGCCGATTACAAACTGGTTCACCATTGCCAAAATGGTCGTTCCGTCTATAGTTTCTGTATGTGTCCGGGGGGCTTGGTGGTTGCAGCCGCATCTGAACCGGGGCGACTTGTCACCAATGGGATGAGCCAATACTCTCGCAATGAGCGCAATGCCAATAGTGCGATCGTTGTGGGCATCACCCCAGAAGATTATCCGGGTAATGCTTTGGCAGGAATTGACTTTCAACGGCGCTTAGAAGAACAGGCTTTTAAATTAGGCGGTGGAACTTATGAAGCTCCAGGGCAGTTGGTAGGTGACTTTCTCAACCATCGTCCCTCGACAGCATTGGGCACTGTTAAACCGTCTTATACACCAGGGGTACATTTGGGCGATCTGAGTCAGAGTTTACCAGATTATGCGATCGCCGCCATCCGCGAAGCACTTCCTGCTTTTGACAAACAAATTAAAGGATTTGCGATGGATGATGCCGTTTTGACTGGTGTGGAAACCCGCACATCATCACCGATTCGGATTAAACGCAAAGAAGATTATCAGAGTTTAAATACAGTCGGTCTTTATCCGGCTGGTGAGGGCGCGGGATATGCAGGGGGAATTCTCTCGGCGGGTATCGATGGTATTAAGGTGGCGGAGGCGGTAGCTTTAAGTATTTTGAGGAATTGCGTAGTTTAAAAAGTTTTTGCAACACAACTCGCATGGGCGTTGTTATGCCACTCAATGGAGTTGCGACAGGGTTTGATAGTCTGTGTAGCCATGTTCACTACCACCATAGAACGCCCTCACGTCACTTTCGTTCAGGGGGGCATTGAGCCGTAGCCGATCCACTAAGTCAGGGTTAGAGATGAACAGTCGCCCGAAAACGATGGCATCAGCCCGCGCGCTTGTAATTGCTTCATCACCTCGTTGTCGATCAAACCCACCCACAGCTATCAGTGTTCCTTGGTAAACGGGACGTAGGAGATCAATGGGGTTAAACTTCGGTGCAGTTCCTCTGGCGTAACCTCGGTCATACCCCACGTGCAAGTATGCCAAACCCAATGGACTGAGTGATTTTGCGACATAGGTGTAAGTTTCGGCAGGATCGTCATCAAATGTGTCGTTAACTGTGAAGCCGGGGGCAATCTTGACCCCAATCCGCTCCGCTCCCCGGACGCTACACAGAGCATTGACTACTTCGAGCGTGAAGCGAGTTCGATTCTCCAATGTACCACCATAGGCATCGGTGCGTTGGTTGGAGCTGCTGACTTGGAACTGGTTGGGTAGATATCCAGTTGCTGCATGAAGTTCCACACCATCAAAACCTGCTTCAATAGAGAGTTCCGCAGAGCGGCGGTACTCCTCTACTATTTCGGGTATTTCGTCCAACTCTAACGGACGGGGTATCTCGAAAGGGACTTTGCCATCCCAAACGTGAACTTCTTCGGACACCACCGGGACAGCCGAAGGTGCGATCGGTCGGGCATGGTTAGGTAATAGGGAGGAATGCGACACCCGTCCAGCGTGCATCAGTTGCACAAATATCCGACCTCCAGCAGCATGAACTGCATCTGTCACTTTTCGCCAGCCTGTAACCTGCTCCTCGTTGTGCAACCCAGGACAGGTTGTGTAACCTCGCCCCATTGGACTTGGATGCGTCCCTTCCGTAATAATGAGTCCCGCCGAAGCTCGCTGGGTGTAGTATTCGACCATTAGGGGGGTAGGTACACACTCAGTAGTTGCCCGGAGACGGGACATCGGAGACATGATGATGCGGTTGGGAAGATCGAGCGAACCTAGTCTAACTGGCGCGAACAGTCCTGATTTTTCTGGCATTGGCATTTTTCCTCTTCTAGAACCAGGGCGCTTACACCATTATCTGGTATTACCAATTTGACTATACTCCCCGGCGTGTTCGCCCTTGGCGTTCCCGTTCGTGCAGCGTCTCTGTCAGGAGAAGGGTACGCACGGTGATTCTGGAGTAATGAGTAATGAGTAATAAGTAATGAGTAAATACCCATTTTTCATCCACTCATTACTCCTTACTCATTACTTTAAAGCATTGCGTGAAGCACGGGGTTTCAGACCCATATTTTTGATCAATTTTAATATCAAGCCCCACCTAGATGCTTTCGAGGCAGGGCTTTGGTTTTTATGGCTGGAGTCGATATGCAATCATGCCTCAAGCGCGATGGCGTACACGCCCTTTCCGGTGGCGATCGCAATGGGAAATTTAGCCGAACGTTAAAGCTGGTTCTTCACAGAAGTTAAATAGGGCTGACTCACTTTCTGATTCATCTTCAAATACAGCAGAGATGTACCATTCACAGGGCGAATCATTCGTATATTCAGCCCAAGCAATTGTTACTGTTTCACCCGATGGAATCCCTGAATCACTCAAGGTAAATGAAGCCCAATCTTCATCATCGACAGATACCCACAACTCTGTAATTGCTTGTTCGGTATCATTGGTAACAGTAAAGGTGAATTGATCTGACATAAATGGCCCTGCCTTTTAGCGATAAATAAATTGCAGATTGTCAGTCACCGATTATACTGCCACTTTTTTCAAAAGATGTTGTGCTAACTGCTGCAATATATACCCAGAGGTAGTTTAAAGCTTTTTTTGGCTAAATTTAATTTTATTAAATAGTGTTAAAAACATCACTTATGAGTCTATGGAGATAGGCAATGCTATGCAACAGCAGGTTTAGGTTGTGGTTCGGTTAAGGCAAAAGACGCGATTCATCGCGTCTTTGTGATCTAACAGAAGTAGTTGAGAGCGATCGCCTTAATACAACTCATATTTCATTAACTGACAAGGCAGCGCTCCGTTGTACACCGCAATTCGCTTGGATGATTTCAGCCCAATGCATTGAGACAATTCCTTGTTGCCACTCAGCACAAATGCAGTCCAGCCTTTGAAGCGTTGTTTCAGCACATCGCCCAAAAGTTTATAAAATGCCCCTAAATCAATATCTCGCCCTAGCCGTTCGCCATAAGGTGGATTACAGAATAAAATCCCACTGTCTGCGGGGGCGACAACATCAGCAAGCTCCATTTGAGAAAACCATACATGATTATCAACACCACAGTTTTGGGCATTGTTAATGGCTTGCTCGATTATATTTTCATCGCGATCGCTTCCCCAAATAGGTGCGGGAAGGGTATCCAGTTGGCTGTCCTTAGCTTCTTGGAGCAGCTTTTCTAAAAGGGACAGATCAAAATCGAGCCAATTTTCAAATCCAAAGGACTCACGAAACAGCCCTGGTGCTATATTTAGTGCCTTTAAGCTAGCTTCTAGGGGTAAAGTCCCAGATCCACAGAGAGGATCGTAGAACATTTGGTTTGGCT contains:
- a CDS encoding alkene reductase produces the protein MPEKSGLFAPVRLGSLDLPNRIIMSPMSRLRATTECVPTPLMVEYYTQRASAGLIITEGTHPSPMGRGYTTCPGLHNEEQVTGWRKVTDAVHAAGGRIFVQLMHAGRVSHSSLLPNHARPIAPSAVPVVSEEVHVWDGKVPFEIPRPLELDEIPEIVEEYRRSAELSIEAGFDGVELHAATGYLPNQFQVSSSNQRTDAYGGTLENRTRFTLEVVNALCSVRGAERIGVKIAPGFTVNDTFDDDPAETYTYVAKSLSPLGLAYLHVGYDRGYARGTAPKFNPIDLLRPVYQGTLIAVGGFDRQRGDEAITSARADAIVFGRLFISNPDLVDRLRLNAPLNESDVRAFYGGSEHGYTDYQTLSQLH
- a CDS encoding LD-carboxypeptidase, with amino-acid sequence MNIKRREFITTCGLATLATQIPSFTAQGKPSPNIIRKPSRLQVGDTVGLIAPAGIVDAKDIEAAQQSLSQLGLKVKLGKHILDRYGYLAGKDSDRAQDVNLMFSDRTIKAIIPMRGGWGCNRILPLLNYSLIRSHPKIIIGYSDITTLLLAINARSKMITFHGPVATSTWNQFTVDYFKRILFNGEAVTMQNLNPSEVRVETIAPGKATGKLIGGNLSVLSAMIGSPYLPSWNKSILFVEEVGEDVYRIDRMLTQLKTAGILNQIAGFIFGQCTKCSLGDEPSFTLMQVLQQHLLPLGIPAWYGSMIGHIKDKFTLPIGLEVEIDAELGIIRMLESAVSLV
- a CDS encoding THUMP domain-containing protein; protein product: MNYFATVARGLETLAAQELEQLGAHSVEPGFCGVAFEGDRTLLYRVNLWARLPFRILVDIHEFPCLDAKDLYRGIQTIDWQNYLTPDMTLAVNVTGKNAHLNHSHFTSLQIKNAIVDQQQEKLGERSNVELHEPDVRVNVHIERDFCTVKLDSSGNSLHRRGYRPAVGSAPLKESLAAALIQLSGWQPNQMFYDPLCGSGTLPLEASLKALNIAPGLFRESFGFENWLDFDLSLLEKLLQEAKDSQLDTLPAPIWGSDRDENIIEQAINNAQNCGVDNHVWFSQMELADVVAPADSGILFCNPPYGERLGRDIDLGAFYKLLGDVLKQRFKGWTAFVLSGNKELSQCIGLKSSKRIAVYNGALPCQLMKYELY
- a CDS encoding NAD(P)/FAD-dependent oxidoreductase, with the protein product MLRLTEVKLPLDHLEDEIKTAILKKLQITDEELISYSIFKRSYDARKKGEIALVYILDVETTQEIHLLKRLKKDPHVMATPDMSYRPVAQAPSNLAIRPIVIGTGPCGLFAGLMLAQMGFRPIILERGKKVRDRTADTFGFWKKKSDFNPESNAQFGEGGAGTFSDGKLYSQVKDPQHYGRKVLTELVNAGASPEILYINKPHIGTFKLVGIVQSMRAKIESLGGEIRFQSRVEDINIENGQVRGVTLASGEYIASDYVVLAVGHSARDTFQMLFERGVYIEPKPFSIGFRVEHPQTLIDQCRFGAQAGHKLLGAADYKLVHHCQNGRSVYSFCMCPGGLVVAAASEPGRLVTNGMSQYSRNERNANSAIVVGITPEDYPGNALAGIDFQRRLEEQAFKLGGGTYEAPGQLVGDFLNHRPSTALGTVKPSYTPGVHLGDLSQSLPDYAIAAIREALPAFDKQIKGFAMDDAVLTGVETRTSSPIRIKRKEDYQSLNTVGLYPAGEGAGYAGGILSAGIDGIKVAEAVALSILRNCVV